In a genomic window of Diorhabda carinulata isolate Delta chromosome 8, icDioCari1.1, whole genome shotgun sequence:
- the LOC130897301 gene encoding tRNA-dihydrouridine(16/17) synthase [NAD(P)(+)]-like isoform X1 — MEFWKDVLGSPIKIVAPMVDASELAWRLLSRKYGAELCYTPMLHSAIFTKDPKYRKEALASCEEDRPLIAQFCGNDPEIMLEAALLAQDYVSAIDINLGCPQAIAKRGHYGAFLQEEWPLLENIVCTLSKNLKVPVTCKIRRLESKEKTIEYAKMLEAAGCKMLTVHGRTREQKGPLTGVADWSYVKAVREVVNIPVISNGNIQCLQDVFRCLEETGAVGVMTAEGNLYNPAIFMGDNPPAWIPAEEYLNLAEKYPCPLSYIRGHLFKLFQHILSISENNYLRIRLGAANTMEQFRNIVQEIRNMYEPYHNGLKIWVETTEADNQNIILPPWLCQSYVRETPENHIKKIEEKKNDNKIVNKRHYEDSEGNTISRKKMKKLRRINRRPEKPDNISDRPSDKCSNCVNPLGSKCLYRLCKKCCRVKCYIEDLDCKGHRILVKTRREVAKMYASQEMEKNISIT; from the exons ATGGAATTTTGGAAAGACGTTCTTGGCTCTCCAATCAAAATAGTTGCTCCAATGGTAGATGCCAGTGAATTGGCGTGGCGATTATTAAGTCGAAAATATGGGGCCGAACTTTGCTATACACCAATGTTACATAGTGCTATATTTACTAAAGATCCCAAATATAGAAAAGAAGCTTTAGCTTCTTGCGAAGAAGACAGACCATTGATTGCTCAG ttttgtGGAAACGATCCAGAAATAATGCTAGAAGCTGCATTACTAGCTCAAGATTATGTTTCAGCTATAGATATTAACTTAGGGTGTCCTCAAGCTATAGCAAAAAGGGGTCATTATGGAGCTTTTTTGCAGGAAGAATGGCCTTTGTTGGAAAATATCG TTTGTActttaagtaaaaatttaaaagtacCTGTAACATGTAAAATAAGAAGATTAGAAAGTAAAGAGAAAACCATAGAATATGCTAAAATGCTGGAAGCTGCAGGATGCAAAATGTTGACTGTACATGGTAGAACCAGAGAACAAAAAGGACCTCTTACTGGAGTGGCTGATTGGAGTTACGTAAAGGCAGTAAg GGAAGTTGTAAATATTCCAGTCATATCAAACGGAAATATCCAATGTCTCCAAGATGTATTTAGATGTTTAGAAGAGACAGGTGCTGTTGGTGTAATGACGGCAGAAGGTAATTTATACAATCCAGCTATTTTTATGGGAGACAATCCACCAGCATGGATACCTGCAGAAGAATATCTAAACTTAGCAGAGAAGTATCCATGTCCATTATCTTATATAAGAggacatttatttaaattgtttcaaCACAT CTTATCAATATCTGAGAACAACTATTTAAGAATTAGATTAGGTGCTGCAAATACTATGGaacaatttagaaatattgtaCAAGAAATTAGGAATATGTATGAACCATATCATAATGGTTTGAAAATATGGGTCGAAACTACTGAAGCagataatcaaaatattattttacctcCATGGCTGTGTCAATCATATGTGAGAGAAACTCCCGAAAACcatataaagaaaatagaagaaaagaaaaatgataat aaaatagtAAACAAAAGACATTATGAAGACTCTGAAGGAAATACTATCAGcagaaagaaaatgaaaaaacttcgAAGAATAAATAGGAGACCTGAAAAACCAGATAATATTTCAGACAGACCTTCAgataaatgttcaaattgtgTTAACCCTTTG GGTTCGAAATGTTTATATAGGTTGTGCAAAAAATGCTGCAGAGTTAAATGTTATATCGAAGATTTAGATTGTAAAGGACACAGAATATTAGTGAAAACGCGAAGGGAAGTAGCGAAAATGTATGCTAGtcaagaaatggaaaaaaatatttctattacgtag
- the LOC130897301 gene encoding tRNA-dihydrouridine(16/17) synthase [NAD(P)(+)]-like isoform X2 produces the protein MVDASELAWRLLSRKYGAELCYTPMLHSAIFTKDPKYRKEALASCEEDRPLIAQFCGNDPEIMLEAALLAQDYVSAIDINLGCPQAIAKRGHYGAFLQEEWPLLENIVCTLSKNLKVPVTCKIRRLESKEKTIEYAKMLEAAGCKMLTVHGRTREQKGPLTGVADWSYVKAVREVVNIPVISNGNIQCLQDVFRCLEETGAVGVMTAEGNLYNPAIFMGDNPPAWIPAEEYLNLAEKYPCPLSYIRGHLFKLFQHILSISENNYLRIRLGAANTMEQFRNIVQEIRNMYEPYHNGLKIWVETTEADNQNIILPPWLCQSYVRETPENHIKKIEEKKNDNKIVNKRHYEDSEGNTISRKKMKKLRRINRRPEKPDNISDRPSDKCSNCVNPLGSKCLYRLCKKCCRVKCYIEDLDCKGHRILVKTRREVAKMYASQEMEKNISIT, from the exons ATGGTAGATGCCAGTGAATTGGCGTGGCGATTATTAAGTCGAAAATATGGGGCCGAACTTTGCTATACACCAATGTTACATAGTGCTATATTTACTAAAGATCCCAAATATAGAAAAGAAGCTTTAGCTTCTTGCGAAGAAGACAGACCATTGATTGCTCAG ttttgtGGAAACGATCCAGAAATAATGCTAGAAGCTGCATTACTAGCTCAAGATTATGTTTCAGCTATAGATATTAACTTAGGGTGTCCTCAAGCTATAGCAAAAAGGGGTCATTATGGAGCTTTTTTGCAGGAAGAATGGCCTTTGTTGGAAAATATCG TTTGTActttaagtaaaaatttaaaagtacCTGTAACATGTAAAATAAGAAGATTAGAAAGTAAAGAGAAAACCATAGAATATGCTAAAATGCTGGAAGCTGCAGGATGCAAAATGTTGACTGTACATGGTAGAACCAGAGAACAAAAAGGACCTCTTACTGGAGTGGCTGATTGGAGTTACGTAAAGGCAGTAAg GGAAGTTGTAAATATTCCAGTCATATCAAACGGAAATATCCAATGTCTCCAAGATGTATTTAGATGTTTAGAAGAGACAGGTGCTGTTGGTGTAATGACGGCAGAAGGTAATTTATACAATCCAGCTATTTTTATGGGAGACAATCCACCAGCATGGATACCTGCAGAAGAATATCTAAACTTAGCAGAGAAGTATCCATGTCCATTATCTTATATAAGAggacatttatttaaattgtttcaaCACAT CTTATCAATATCTGAGAACAACTATTTAAGAATTAGATTAGGTGCTGCAAATACTATGGaacaatttagaaatattgtaCAAGAAATTAGGAATATGTATGAACCATATCATAATGGTTTGAAAATATGGGTCGAAACTACTGAAGCagataatcaaaatattattttacctcCATGGCTGTGTCAATCATATGTGAGAGAAACTCCCGAAAACcatataaagaaaatagaagaaaagaaaaatgataat aaaatagtAAACAAAAGACATTATGAAGACTCTGAAGGAAATACTATCAGcagaaagaaaatgaaaaaacttcgAAGAATAAATAGGAGACCTGAAAAACCAGATAATATTTCAGACAGACCTTCAgataaatgttcaaattgtgTTAACCCTTTG GGTTCGAAATGTTTATATAGGTTGTGCAAAAAATGCTGCAGAGTTAAATGTTATATCGAAGATTTAGATTGTAAAGGACACAGAATATTAGTGAAAACGCGAAGGGAAGTAGCGAAAATGTATGCTAGtcaagaaatggaaaaaaatatttctattacgtag